In one window of Vibrio sp. JC009 DNA:
- the ccoG gene encoding cytochrome c oxidase accessory protein CcoG, with protein MGQDKIEVKDVTAKTFNPKTHKGNQDRFNPGNRIYVRKSQGTFQKLRRYGAWFLLLLFAIVPWIPFGERQAILLDIGNQQFFFFGTTLYPQDLTLLALLFMIAAFGLFFVTTFLGRIWCGYFCPQTVWTFLYIWFEEKLEGPANKRRKQDSGKLTTSLFIRKLIKHLAWLFIAVVTGLTFVGYFVPVKTLTIEFMTFSTSFWPGFWVLFFAFCTYANAGWMRAIVCLHMCPYARFQSAMFDKDTYIVGYDSGRGETRGPRSRKADPKKLGLGDCIDCDLCVQVCPTGIDIRDGLQYECINCGACIDACNQTMERMKYKTNLISYTTEHKLSGKDTKVMRPKLIGYGGVMLMMIALFFLQTISVEPVGLSVIRDRNQLYKISSSGLIENTYNLKVINKTQQIQEYQLDVSGLTGVKWYGQQTIRVTPGEVLNLPVSLAVAPEKLISPVTTIQFILTDSESFSVEVDSRFTWIKN; from the coding sequence ATGGGACAGGATAAGATCGAGGTAAAGGATGTCACAGCCAAAACCTTTAACCCCAAAACCCACAAAGGAAATCAGGACAGGTTTAATCCCGGCAATCGCATATACGTTCGCAAAAGTCAGGGCACCTTTCAGAAATTAAGAAGATACGGCGCCTGGTTTCTGCTGCTCCTTTTCGCCATCGTTCCCTGGATCCCCTTTGGCGAGAGACAGGCGATCCTGCTCGATATTGGCAATCAGCAGTTTTTCTTTTTTGGCACCACTCTTTATCCTCAGGATCTTACCCTGCTGGCACTGCTGTTTATGATTGCTGCTTTCGGCCTGTTCTTTGTTACCACCTTTCTGGGCAGGATCTGGTGCGGATACTTCTGCCCCCAGACAGTATGGACCTTTTTATATATCTGGTTTGAAGAAAAGCTGGAGGGCCCGGCCAATAAAAGGCGCAAACAGGACAGCGGCAAGCTCACAACCAGCCTGTTTATACGAAAACTGATTAAACATCTGGCATGGCTGTTTATTGCTGTCGTAACCGGCCTTACCTTTGTCGGTTACTTTGTTCCGGTAAAAACGCTGACCATTGAGTTTATGACCTTCAGTACCAGTTTCTGGCCGGGGTTCTGGGTGCTGTTTTTCGCCTTCTGTACCTATGCCAATGCCGGATGGATGAGAGCAATTGTCTGCCTGCATATGTGTCCTTATGCCCGCTTTCAGTCTGCGATGTTTGATAAAGATACCTATATCGTTGGTTATGACTCCGGCCGGGGTGAAACGCGGGGTCCGCGCTCAAGAAAAGCCGATCCGAAAAAGCTTGGCTTAGGTGACTGTATTGACTGTGACCTGTGCGTACAGGTCTGCCCAACCGGTATTGATATCCGTGACGGACTTCAGTATGAATGCATCAACTGCGGTGCCTGTATTGATGCCTGTAATCAGACCATGGAGCGGATGAAATACAAAACTAATCTGATTAGTTACACCACTGAGCACAAGTTATCCGGTAAAGATACCAAAGTAATGAGACCTAAGCTGATTGGCTATGGTGGCGTTATGCTGATGATGATCGCGCTGTTCTTCCTGCAGACCATCAGTGTCGAGCCAGTGGGGCTTAGCGTCATACGTGACAGAAACCAGCTGTATAAAATCAGCAGCAGCGGACTGATTGAGAACACCTACAACCTGAAAGTAATCAACAAAACCCAGCAGATTCAGGAGTATCAGTTGGATGTCAGCGGATTAACCGGTGTGAAATGGTACGGACAGCAAACCATCCGGGTAACACCGGGGGAAGTACTTAACTTACCGGTAAGCCTTGCGGTCGCTCCTGAAAAACTTATCTCACCTGTCACTACGATTCAGTTTATACTCACCGACAGTGAAAGCTTTTCGGTGGAAGTAGATAGCAGGTTTACATGGATAAAGAATTAA
- a CDS encoding serine/threonine protein kinase, translating to MDKELTNSAFNFDALTPDFMWYALESIGVRAESGLLALNSYENRVYQFTDEERRRYVVKFYRPQRWSREQIQEEHDFTLELIEQEIPVAPPVIINGATLHEYQGYLFALFESVGGRQFEVDNFEQLEWVGRFMGRIHSVGNKNTFKHRPEISLEDYLYQPKKLLSQSSFIPMHLENAFFSDLDMLIKSIEEHWHKDFTSIRLHGDCHPGNILWRDGPMFVDLDDARTGPAVQDLWMLLNGERHDKLAQLDIILEGYEEFCDFDQSQLKLIEPLRGLRMVHYMAWLAKRWEDPAFPIAFPWFNDPKYWENQVLGFKEQIAALQEEPLTLMPQW from the coding sequence ATGGATAAAGAATTAACAAACAGTGCCTTTAACTTTGATGCACTGACCCCTGACTTTATGTGGTACGCACTGGAAAGTATCGGTGTGCGTGCCGAGTCAGGCCTTCTGGCGCTTAACAGCTATGAAAACAGAGTATATCAGTTCACCGACGAAGAGCGCAGACGCTACGTGGTGAAATTTTACCGTCCTCAGCGCTGGAGCAGAGAGCAGATTCAGGAAGAGCACGACTTTACCCTGGAACTGATAGAGCAGGAAATCCCTGTGGCACCGCCGGTAATAATCAATGGCGCGACCCTGCATGAATATCAGGGCTACCTGTTTGCTCTGTTTGAAAGCGTGGGCGGACGCCAGTTTGAAGTGGATAACTTTGAACAGCTGGAGTGGGTTGGCCGCTTTATGGGCCGCATTCACAGCGTCGGGAACAAAAATACCTTTAAACACAGACCTGAGATAAGTCTGGAAGATTATCTGTACCAGCCGAAAAAGCTGCTCAGCCAGTCCAGCTTTATTCCCATGCATCTGGAAAACGCTTTTTTCAGTGACCTGGATATGCTGATTAAATCCATTGAAGAGCACTGGCATAAAGACTTCACCTCAATCCGTCTGCACGGTGACTGCCACCCGGGCAATATTCTCTGGCGTGACGGGCCTATGTTTGTGGATCTGGATGATGCCAGAACCGGTCCAGCCGTTCAGGACCTCTGGATGCTGCTGAACGGAGAAAGACACGATAAGCTGGCACAACTGGACATCATTCTGGAAGGATATGAAGAGTTCTGTGATTTCGACCAGTCGCAGCTGAAGCTGATTGAACCTCTGCGCGGGCTGCGCATGGTTCACTATATGGCGTGGCTGGCTAAGCGCTGGGAAGATCCGGCTTTCCCTATCGCCTTCCCCTGGTTTAACGATCCTAAGTACTGGGAAAATCAGGTGCTGGGCTTTAAAGAGCAGATTGCAGCATTGCAGGAAGAGCCTCTTACTTTAATGCCGCAATGGTAA
- a CDS encoding DMT family transporter, whose protein sequence is MFNTFYQLFPAGVRFMVLSALGFALMSACVKYVGNYGIPVFEIVAARALVSLFISYLDVKRKRISIWGNNKPLLLARGVAGTAALMCVYYSVTTLPLAEATILQYIHPVFTAVLAVIFLKERVQLSTIICIVLCLLGVFVMVRPTMAEQAVNHLPMVSVVAAILGAFGSSVAYVIVRKLSQTEDSSVIILYFPMVALPVSLFLIGDDFVMPDLYITGLLVLVGVFTQVGQLGLTKAMQTQAAGKASAYSYVQIVFSIAIGVAVFGEVPSFWTYLGGVLIVTGALINLFGSKLRLSRQKAS, encoded by the coding sequence ATGTTTAATACTTTCTACCAACTGTTTCCTGCCGGAGTCCGGTTTATGGTTCTGTCGGCACTGGGTTTTGCCCTGATGTCGGCTTGCGTTAAATACGTGGGTAATTACGGCATTCCTGTATTTGAAATTGTTGCGGCCAGAGCCCTGGTCTCTCTGTTTATCAGCTATCTGGATGTAAAGCGTAAGCGTATTTCCATATGGGGTAATAATAAGCCTCTGCTTCTGGCCCGTGGCGTCGCCGGAACTGCGGCGCTTATGTGTGTTTACTATTCGGTGACAACTCTGCCTCTGGCGGAAGCGACTATATTGCAGTATATCCATCCGGTATTTACAGCGGTGCTGGCGGTTATCTTTCTGAAGGAGAGGGTGCAGCTTTCTACCATCATCTGCATTGTTTTATGTTTGCTGGGTGTTTTTGTTATGGTCAGACCGACCATGGCAGAGCAGGCCGTTAATCATCTTCCTATGGTTAGCGTTGTTGCCGCTATTCTGGGGGCGTTTGGCAGCTCTGTGGCTTACGTTATTGTCCGCAAACTGAGTCAGACAGAAGACAGCTCAGTTATCATTCTTTACTTTCCAATGGTTGCCCTGCCGGTCTCCCTGTTTCTGATAGGGGATGACTTTGTCATGCCTGATCTCTATATCACGGGCTTGCTTGTTCTGGTTGGTGTGTTTACTCAGGTTGGTCAGTTAGGGCTGACAAAAGCAATGCAGACACAAGCTGCGGGTAAGGCTTCGGCATACTCATATGTGCAGATCGTTTTTTCCATCGCGATTGGTGTGGCTGTGTTCGGAGAGGTTCCATCCTTCTGGACGTATCTGGGTGGTGTATTGATTGTGACAGGTGCCTTGATTAACCTGTTCGGATCTAAGTTAAGGCTTAGCAGGCAAAAAGCCAGCTAA
- a CDS encoding acyltransferase, producing the protein MFGYLVLAVTALLVIVNTAICSLMICVAAIFKLLLPGNGPKKVMTTLANKMMWLWATINVWILSLFNPVEWEIEGVDQLKKDGWYLMISNHLSWTDIVVLCSVFKDEIPMPKFFLKQQLLYVPFLGMACWALDMPFMRRYSREYLIRNPEKRGADLDSTRRSCARFKNTPTTVVNYVEGTRYTHDKKARSKSGYKNLLQPKSGGIAYTLAAMGEQFESIIDVTLAYPKNRENPFKALLMGKMEKIVVHVNTHPVDEKVLGDYFNDKPFKREFQLWLGDIWKEKDIRLEEIYDQHS; encoded by the coding sequence ATGTTCGGTTATCTTGTTTTAGCTGTGACTGCATTATTGGTTATTGTAAATACTGCAATCTGCTCACTGATGATTTGTGTTGCTGCTATTTTTAAGCTCCTTCTTCCCGGGAATGGCCCGAAAAAGGTGATGACAACTCTGGCAAATAAGATGATGTGGCTATGGGCTACCATCAATGTTTGGATCCTGAGTTTATTTAATCCGGTTGAGTGGGAAATTGAAGGTGTTGATCAGCTTAAGAAAGATGGCTGGTATCTGATGATATCTAACCACTTAAGCTGGACGGACATCGTTGTGCTATGCAGTGTATTTAAAGACGAAATCCCCATGCCTAAGTTTTTCCTGAAACAGCAGTTGCTGTATGTGCCGTTTTTAGGAATGGCATGCTGGGCTCTGGATATGCCGTTTATGCGCCGTTACTCCCGTGAGTACCTGATCCGCAATCCGGAAAAAAGAGGGGCGGACCTGGACAGTACCCGCCGCTCCTGCGCCAGATTTAAAAATACTCCCACTACAGTGGTCAACTATGTGGAAGGCACCCGTTATACCCATGATAAAAAGGCGCGCAGTAAGTCTGGCTACAAAAATCTTCTTCAGCCGAAATCAGGCGGTATTGCTTATACGTTGGCCGCTATGGGGGAGCAGTTTGAAAGCATTATTGATGTGACCTTAGCCTATCCGAAAAACCGCGAGAACCCGTTTAAGGCCTTATTAATGGGGAAGATGGAGAAGATAGTCGTTCACGTAAATACTCATCCTGTGGATGAAAAGGTACTTGGCGATTACTTTAACGATAAACCTTTCAAGCGGGAATTTCAGCTTTGGCTGGGGGATATCTGGAAAGAGAAAGATATCCGTCTGGAAGAAATCTATGACCAACACAGTTAA
- a CDS encoding YifB family Mg chelatase-like AAA ATPase has protein sequence MGLAIIRSRASVGVEAPEVLVEVHISNGMPGFALVGLPETTVKESKDRVRSAILNSQFELPPKKITVNLAPADLPKEGGRFDLPIALGILAASGQIPVSKLDDHEFIGELALSGEIRSVKGVLPAALAANRSDRCLVVPDTDGGQAALVGEDTHKSASGLVEVCAYLCGQGALGLQVPKSSESFSDHSRDLQDIIGQQQGKRALEIAAAGSHNLLFVGPPGTGKTMLASRLCDLLPDMTDTEALETASVASLTQQEINQDNWKTRPFRSPHHSSSMAALVGGGSVPRPGEISLAHNGLLFLDEMPEFERKVLDSLREPLESGEIVISRAAGKTRFPARFQLVGALNPSPTGYYEGSQARENPQAILRYLGRLSGPLLDRFDMSLEIPALPKGTLSEGGERGEPTSVVRERVLRARELMDKRAGKVNALLGSREIDKYCPLEKPDAEFLENALHRLGLSIRAYHRIIKVARTIADLEGSADISRKHLAEALGYRSMDRLLKQLAAQAV, from the coding sequence ATGGGACTCGCAATTATCCGAAGCAGGGCAAGCGTTGGAGTTGAAGCACCTGAAGTGCTGGTTGAAGTGCATATTAGCAATGGTATGCCAGGTTTTGCTTTAGTGGGGCTTCCTGAAACGACGGTTAAAGAATCTAAGGACAGGGTCCGCAGCGCTATCCTTAATTCGCAGTTTGAACTTCCGCCGAAAAAGATCACCGTCAATCTGGCTCCTGCCGATTTACCGAAAGAAGGAGGCAGATTTGACCTGCCGATTGCTCTGGGAATCCTGGCTGCCTCCGGGCAGATACCGGTAAGTAAGCTCGATGATCATGAATTTATCGGAGAGCTGGCTTTGTCCGGTGAGATTCGCTCAGTAAAAGGCGTTCTTCCTGCTGCCTTAGCTGCAAACCGTTCCGACAGGTGTTTAGTCGTTCCGGATACCGATGGCGGGCAGGCTGCTCTGGTTGGTGAAGATACCCACAAGTCAGCCTCGGGTTTGGTGGAAGTATGTGCTTACTTATGTGGTCAGGGAGCTTTAGGGTTACAGGTGCCCAAAAGCTCTGAAAGCTTCTCAGACCACTCCAGAGACCTGCAGGATATTATTGGTCAGCAGCAGGGAAAACGTGCTCTGGAGATAGCGGCTGCCGGATCACACAACCTTCTGTTCGTAGGGCCTCCCGGAACAGGGAAGACCATGCTGGCATCGCGTTTGTGCGATCTTTTACCTGATATGACGGATACAGAAGCGCTGGAAACTGCTTCAGTGGCATCTTTAACTCAGCAGGAGATTAATCAGGATAACTGGAAAACCCGTCCGTTTCGTTCACCGCACCATTCCAGTTCAATGGCTGCGCTGGTTGGGGGAGGGTCGGTTCCCAGACCGGGTGAGATCTCCCTTGCTCACAACGGCCTTTTGTTCCTTGATGAGATGCCCGAATTTGAACGAAAAGTTCTCGATTCATTAAGAGAACCGCTGGAGTCCGGTGAAATAGTTATTTCCCGCGCGGCAGGTAAGACCCGTTTCCCGGCCCGGTTTCAGTTAGTTGGAGCGTTGAACCCAAGCCCTACTGGGTATTACGAAGGTTCTCAGGCAAGAGAGAATCCTCAGGCAATACTGCGTTATCTCGGCAGGCTGTCCGGTCCTTTGCTGGACAGGTTCGATATGTCTCTGGAAATTCCCGCACTGCCCAAGGGAACCCTTTCAGAAGGTGGAGAGCGGGGCGAGCCGACATCGGTGGTCAGAGAGCGAGTGCTTAGAGCTCGCGAGTTAATGGACAAGCGTGCAGGAAAGGTAAATGCGTTACTTGGCAGCAGAGAGATTGATAAGTATTGCCCGCTGGAGAAGCCAGATGCTGAATTTCTGGAGAACGCACTTCACCGCTTAGGATTATCTATTCGTGCTTATCACCGGATTATTAAGGTAGCCAGAACCATTGCAGACCTTGAAGGAAGTGCAGATATCAGCAGAAAACATCTGGCTGAGGCTTTGGGTTATCGTTCAATGGACAGGTTACTTAAACAATTAGCGGCTCAGGCGGTTTAA